In Salinibacterium sp. ZJ70, one DNA window encodes the following:
- a CDS encoding DivIVA domain-containing protein, translating to MTFPHARKNRPGYDIDEVDEFLEEARRAYTAEQDWDQADATMTSERIRTTGFTVRKGGYSITNVDAALERLEDAFAARERERERARVGDEAWFAEAREAAQVILDRVVRPEGRRFQRVSIFSRGYSVADVDAFADRVARYFQSGVPLSTEEVRTVAFRPQRGGYREIQVDLVLDEVTRVMLAVA from the coding sequence ATGACCTTCCCGCACGCGCGCAAGAACCGTCCCGGCTACGACATCGATGAGGTCGATGAGTTCCTCGAGGAGGCTCGTCGCGCATACACCGCGGAGCAGGACTGGGATCAGGCCGACGCCACGATGACGTCCGAACGCATCCGAACGACCGGCTTCACGGTGCGAAAGGGCGGCTACTCGATCACGAACGTCGACGCCGCACTCGAGCGTCTCGAGGATGCCTTCGCGGCGCGTGAGCGTGAGCGCGAGCGGGCGCGGGTGGGCGACGAGGCGTGGTTCGCAGAGGCGCGCGAGGCGGCGCAGGTCATCCTCGATCGCGTCGTGCGGCCCGAGGGCCGCCGATTCCAGCGGGTGAGCATCTTCAGCCGGGGATACTCGGTGGCGGATGTCGACGCGTTCGCCGACCGCGTCGCACGGTACTTCCAGTCGGGAGTGCCGCTGTCGACCGAGGAGGTGCGCACTGTCGCCTTCCGTCCGCAGCGCGGCGGCTACCGCGAGATCCAGGTGGATCTGGTGCTCGACGAGGTCACGCGCGTGATGCTGGCTGTCGCCTGA
- a CDS encoding phosphatidate cytidylyltransferase — MADSDDPHRAKKRSPLDEIEARALRTRREIEHHAQHAREEFEAQVKLARDQFDATQEKINQRTGRNLLAAIAIGVVLGSILLVSLMFYTELFMLFAMVLVGLTVFELSSALRGGGRDVPRVASIVVAVAMVPAAFYLGVPGLWIAVLAGITIITLWRIVELAFPAGRAPWRNVMADVGAGVFVQLYVTFLAGFYVVLSGQSAQGGQWWLLAGLIIVVSTDVGAYASGLSFGKHPMAPKISPKKTWEGFAGAAVVAMTAGALLAWLMLQQPWWLGVIMGLSVMLVSTMGDLVESLIKRELGIKDISSWLPGHGGFLDRLDSILPSAAVIYAFFLIFH; from the coding sequence ATGGCCGACTCCGACGACCCCCATCGCGCGAAGAAGCGCTCCCCGCTCGACGAGATCGAGGCGAGGGCGCTTCGCACGCGGCGCGAGATCGAGCACCACGCGCAGCACGCGCGTGAGGAATTCGAAGCACAGGTCAAGCTCGCGCGCGACCAGTTCGACGCCACGCAGGAGAAGATCAACCAGCGCACGGGGCGCAACCTGCTCGCTGCGATCGCGATCGGCGTGGTGCTCGGCTCGATCCTGCTGGTGAGCCTGATGTTCTACACCGAGCTGTTCATGCTCTTCGCCATGGTGCTCGTCGGGCTCACGGTGTTCGAACTCTCGAGCGCGCTGCGCGGCGGAGGTCGTGACGTGCCGCGGGTCGCCTCGATCGTGGTGGCCGTCGCGATGGTGCCTGCGGCGTTCTACCTCGGCGTGCCGGGCCTGTGGATCGCGGTGCTGGCAGGCATCACGATCATCACCCTCTGGCGCATCGTGGAGCTGGCGTTCCCGGCGGGACGTGCCCCGTGGCGGAACGTCATGGCGGACGTGGGTGCCGGGGTGTTCGTGCAGCTGTACGTGACCTTCCTGGCGGGCTTCTATGTGGTGCTGTCGGGGCAGAGCGCGCAGGGCGGCCAGTGGTGGCTTCTCGCGGGTCTGATCATCGTCGTCTCAACAGATGTGGGCGCGTACGCGTCGGGGCTCAGCTTCGGCAAGCATCCGATGGCACCCAAGATCAGCCCCAAGAAGACCTGGGAGGGCTTCGCGGGTGCCGCTGTGGTGGCGATGACCGCGGGAGCTCTGCTCGCGTGGCTGATGCTGCAGCAGCCGTGGTGGCTCGGCGTGATCATGGGCCTCTCGGTGATGCTCGTGAGCACCATGGGAGATCTCGTCGAATCGCTCATCAAGCGCGAGCTCGGCATCAAGGACATCTCCAGCTGGCTCCCGGGGCACGGCGGGTTCCTCGACCGGCTCGATTCGATCCTGCCGTCGGCGGCGGTCATCTACGCGTTCTTCCTGATCTTCCATTGA
- the frr gene encoding ribosome recycling factor, producing the protein MISDVLADAKDKMDRAVEFAKEDFATVRTGRANPALFQKIMVDYYGTPTPLGQLAGLQNPEARTIVITPYDKAALKEIEKAIVAYPNLGANPTNDGNIVRVTMPELTEERRKEYVKIARGKGEDAKVTLRNLRRKAKDDLDAIKEVGEDEVARAEKELDAITKAHVDAIDEALKRKEAELLEV; encoded by the coding sequence GTGATCAGTGACGTTCTGGCTGACGCCAAAGACAAGATGGACCGGGCTGTGGAGTTCGCGAAGGAGGACTTCGCGACCGTTCGCACCGGACGCGCGAACCCTGCTCTCTTCCAGAAGATCATGGTCGACTACTACGGCACGCCCACGCCCCTCGGCCAGCTTGCAGGCCTGCAGAACCCCGAGGCGCGCACGATCGTCATCACGCCCTACGACAAGGCGGCGCTGAAGGAGATCGAGAAGGCGATCGTCGCGTACCCGAACCTCGGAGCGAACCCCACCAACGACGGCAACATCGTGCGTGTGACCATGCCGGAGCTCACCGAGGAGCGCCGCAAGGAGTACGTGAAGATCGCCCGCGGCAAGGGCGAGGACGCGAAGGTCACCCTGCGGAACCTCCGCCGCAAGGCCAAGGACGACCTCGACGCGATCAAGGAGGTCGGCGAGGACGAGGTGGCGCGCGCCGAGAAGGAGCTCGACGCCATCACGAAGGCGCACGTCGACGCCATCGACGAGGCGCTCAAGCGCAAGGAAGCCGAGCTTCTCGAGGTCTGA
- a CDS encoding DUF3097 domain-containing protein encodes MSDRYSDDVLAGDWRARGRQVVPAVEATKDLVVELADGFVGAVVGVEKGNVGLEDRHGKVRWFPLGGGYLVDGAPATLIAPKVAAPQRLFTASGARAMPQERARVARASRILVEGRHDAELVEKVWGSDLRAEGVVVEYLEGVDHLPEVLAELRPGPGLRIGVLVDHLVPGSKEQRIAQQVQGEHVLVVGHPYIDVWQAVRPERIGIGAWPVVPRGVEWKHGVCEALGWPHEDQADIASAWQRILGSVRTYTDLEPSLLGRVEQLIDFVAAADH; translated from the coding sequence GTGAGCGACCGCTACAGCGACGATGTCCTCGCGGGCGACTGGCGCGCCCGGGGGCGCCAGGTCGTGCCTGCCGTCGAGGCCACGAAGGATCTCGTCGTGGAACTCGCGGACGGCTTCGTGGGAGCAGTGGTCGGCGTCGAGAAGGGCAATGTCGGGCTCGAGGATCGCCACGGCAAGGTGCGCTGGTTCCCGCTCGGGGGCGGCTACCTCGTGGATGGCGCCCCGGCGACCCTCATCGCTCCGAAGGTCGCGGCGCCTCAGCGGCTCTTCACGGCCTCTGGCGCGCGCGCGATGCCGCAGGAGCGCGCCCGTGTGGCGCGCGCGAGCCGCATTCTGGTGGAGGGCCGCCACGACGCGGAGCTCGTGGAGAAGGTCTGGGGATCGGACCTGCGTGCCGAGGGCGTCGTCGTCGAGTACCTCGAGGGTGTCGATCACCTGCCCGAGGTGCTCGCCGAGCTACGACCCGGCCCTGGCCTCCGGATCGGCGTGCTCGTCGATCACCTCGTGCCGGGCTCCAAGGAGCAGCGGATCGCCCAGCAGGTGCAGGGCGAGCACGTGCTGGTCGTCGGGCACCCGTATATCGATGTCTGGCAGGCGGTGCGCCCTGAGCGCATCGGCATCGGCGCCTGGCCCGTCGTGCCGCGTGGTGTCGAATGGAAGCACGGCGTGTGCGAGGCGCTCGGCTGGCCGCACGAGGACCAGGCGGATATCGCCTCCGCGTGGCAGCGGATCCTCGGTTCAGTGCGCACTTACACCGACCTCGAGCCGAGCCTTCTGGGGCGCGTCGAGCAGCTGATCGACTTCGTCGCCGCCGCGGATCACTAA